The following coding sequences lie in one Euhalothece natronophila Z-M001 genomic window:
- a CDS encoding NADH-quinone oxidoreductase subunit J: MDLAQGVQFISFIILAAMMFSAALGVVLLRNIVYSAFLLGGVFISISGLYLLLNAEFVAASQILVYVGAVNVLILFAIMLVNKQETFPPISRSWIRSIATAVVCIGLFALLGTMAVSTPWSLADRAGVVTEGSVITIGKHFFSDYLLPFELASVLLLITMVGAIIIARRDLIPEEEETDLAKTEAYSLQERPRELISVGKGESNE, from the coding sequence GTGGATTTAGCACAAGGCGTTCAATTTATCTCATTTATCATTCTCGCTGCTATGATGTTTAGTGCAGCGTTAGGAGTGGTTCTACTCAGAAATATTGTCTATTCTGCCTTCTTACTCGGAGGCGTTTTTATTAGTATTTCAGGATTATATTTATTACTGAATGCTGAATTTGTTGCTGCGTCTCAGATTTTAGTGTACGTGGGCGCAGTTAATGTTTTAATTTTATTTGCGATTATGCTTGTAAATAAACAAGAGACATTTCCGCCCATTAGCCGCAGTTGGATTAGAAGCATTGCCACAGCCGTAGTTTGTATTGGCTTATTTGCTTTATTAGGAACCATGGCTGTTTCCACTCCTTGGTCACTAGCCGATCGCGCTGGGGTGGTTACAGAAGGTTCTGTGATTACTATTGGGAAGCACTTCTTTAGTGATTATCTTCTCCCCTTTGAATTAGCCTCAGTATTACTTTTAATTACCATGGTGGGCGCAATTATTATTGCCCGTCGTGATCTCATTCCAGAAGAAGAAGAAACCGATTTAGCAAAAACAGAAGCCTACAGCTTACAAGAACGTCCTCGGGAATTAATTTCTGTCGGGAAAGGGGAATCAAACGAATAG
- a CDS encoding type II toxin-antitoxin system RelE family toxin codes for MEVEYRQLFLKDLKKLKKQPVYQRVIELAFEKLPDAKDLTDVSNVKALKSYPNRYRIRIGDYRVGIEVKKGKVEMMRVLHRRDFYRYFP; via the coding sequence TTGGAAGTTGAATATCGTCAACTTTTTCTGAAAGACTTAAAAAAACTCAAAAAACAACCTGTCTATCAGCGCGTAATAGAATTAGCCTTTGAAAAGCTACCCGATGCTAAAGACTTAACTGATGTAAGTAATGTTAAAGCCTTAAAAAGTTATCCTAATCGTTATCGTATCCGTATCGGTGATTATCGGGTTGGAATTGAAGTTAAAAAAGGTAAGGTTGAAATGATGCGAGTTTTACACAGACGGGATTTTTACCGTTATTTTCCTTGA
- a CDS encoding QcrA and Rieske domain-containing protein: protein MKINRRQFVGWMSIGAIITSFLSATSQAASDSEENTSSDNFQVVGTLDELEAEGSLTDDVAGVIVVLNKSNQLIALDLACPHRGCDVALHEGGERLACPCHGSQFTIRGNVLQGPARTNLNTYEVKTEDNQVLVKVG, encoded by the coding sequence ATGAAAATCAATCGTCGTCAATTTGTAGGCTGGATGAGTATAGGCGCGATTATAACCTCCTTTCTCAGTGCTACCTCTCAAGCTGCCAGTGATTCTGAAGAAAACACCTCATCAGATAATTTTCAAGTGGTGGGAACTTTGGATGAACTAGAAGCTGAGGGGAGTTTAACTGATGATGTCGCTGGGGTAATTGTAGTGCTTAATAAAAGCAACCAGTTAATTGCCCTAGATCTGGCTTGCCCTCATCGTGGTTGCGATGTTGCCCTTCATGAGGGAGGAGAAAGACTGGCTTGCCCTTGTCATGGCTCACAGTTTACCATTCGAGGCAATGTTTTACAAGGACCTGCACGAACGAATCTCAATACTTATGAAGTAAAAACAGAAGATAATCAAGTGCTAGTCAAAGTAGGATAA
- a CDS encoding RNA-guided endonuclease InsQ/TnpB family protein gives MRFSYQYRLKPDKEQIAKIEKWLELLRCQYNYLLGQRFDWWETHRTAVNSCPLICHLPELSDRPTYFSQKQSLTQLKKDRPWYCQIQSQVLQDCVKRVDLAFQRWLRGDKSGKKSGKPRFKGKGRYRTILFPQVKANCVQDNQINLPKFGTVKFIKHRPIPDVFKIKTAQITRKADGYYLTLSLEDTNVPESTIDITPTSENTLGIDMGLKDFLVTSEGEKVEIPQFYRKGQERLKKLQQKVSRRQKGSKRYQKAVKQLGKHHQKVARQRKDFHFNTIKLILNQGDVIAHEKLNIKGLAKTRLSKSIYDAGWGNFLSRLAVKAENAGQLTIEVNPKNTSQNCSGCGKTVPKKLSERIHNCPHCGLSMDRDQNAARNIRNLAVGMNASSKAQLRTEAQEKGAAEKPRGCRLDAATQERSDEEVRISPDVYTPRPTTSRSDWLWVIHQIPPKTAIL, from the coding sequence ATGCGATTTTCCTATCAGTATCGCCTAAAACCTGACAAAGAGCAAATAGCCAAGATTGAGAAATGGCTAGAATTATTAAGGTGTCAATACAACTACCTGTTAGGTCAACGCTTTGATTGGTGGGAAACTCATAGAACGGCTGTCAATTCTTGTCCTTTAATCTGTCATCTTCCAGAATTATCTGACCGTCCCACCTATTTCTCTCAAAAACAAAGTCTAACTCAGCTTAAAAAAGATAGACCTTGGTATTGCCAAATCCAGTCACAAGTCCTTCAAGACTGTGTTAAAAGAGTTGATTTGGCTTTTCAACGTTGGCTTAGGGGGGATAAGAGTGGGAAGAAATCAGGAAAACCTAGATTCAAAGGAAAAGGACGTTATCGGACTATACTTTTTCCGCAAGTTAAAGCTAATTGTGTCCAAGATAATCAGATTAATTTACCTAAATTTGGGACAGTTAAGTTCATTAAGCACCGCCCGATTCCTGATGTTTTTAAGATTAAAACAGCACAAATAACTAGGAAAGCTGATGGCTATTACTTGACACTTTCTCTCGAAGATACAAACGTACCAGAATCAACTATAGATATAACTCCCACCTCAGAGAATACGCTAGGTATTGATATGGGCTTAAAAGATTTTTTGGTAACTTCTGAAGGTGAAAAAGTAGAAATCCCTCAGTTTTATCGAAAAGGACAAGAAAGACTCAAAAAGCTACAGCAGAAGGTATCTCGTCGTCAGAAAGGAAGTAAACGCTATCAAAAAGCAGTCAAGCAACTTGGAAAACATCATCAAAAAGTTGCTAGACAGAGAAAAGATTTCCACTTTAACACTATTAAATTAATTCTTAATCAAGGAGATGTCATTGCCCATGAAAAACTCAACATTAAGGGACTTGCTAAAACTAGACTAAGCAAATCAATCTATGATGCTGGTTGGGGAAATTTTCTGAGTAGATTAGCTGTCAAAGCCGAAAATGCTGGACAGTTAACGATAGAAGTTAACCCCAAAAATACATCACAGAATTGTTCAGGTTGTGGCAAGACAGTTCCGAAAAAGCTATCGGAAAGAATCCATAACTGTCCTCATTGTGGGTTATCAATGGATAGAGATCAAAACGCAGCTAGAAATATAAGAAATTTGGCGGTAGGGATGAACGCCAGTAGTAAAGCTCAGTTACGAACCGAAGCGCAAGAGAAAGGTGCTGCTGAGAAGCCAAGGGGCTGTCGTCTGGACGCAGCGACGCAGGAGCGAAGCGACGAGGAAGTGAGGATTTCCCCAGACGTTTATACGCCCCGTCCAACCACATCACGAAGTGATTGGTTGTGGGTAATTCACCAAATTCCTCCAAAAACAGCGATATTATAG
- a CDS encoding phosphatidate cytidylyltransferase, whose product MSWTRLISAIIAIIVALGMIILGGWYFTLGFCVIVFLGQLEYFQLVRAKGIEPAAKTTFVVSQLLLITAAIAPSLTDAMFPVAGTLICFYLLFLPKMSTIADIATSLLGLFYGGYLPSYWIRLRVGLDQDVEAVLPFNGYWPASWSDLTNLPQGLLLTFLAFGCIWAADIGAYIMGKYLGKTRLSDISPKKTVEGAIFGFMGSIAVAEFGAWSLHWQGWAISGLLFGGMIGVSSLLGDLTESMIKRDAGVKDSGQLIPGHGGILDRTDSYVFTAPLVYYFFTLFLPLL is encoded by the coding sequence ATGTCTTGGACTCGGCTAATTAGTGCAATTATCGCAATTATTGTTGCCCTCGGAATGATTATTTTAGGGGGATGGTATTTTACCCTCGGCTTTTGTGTCATTGTGTTTCTGGGGCAATTGGAGTATTTTCAACTGGTACGGGCAAAAGGGATTGAACCAGCTGCAAAAACCACGTTTGTCGTTTCTCAGCTTTTATTAATCACTGCCGCGATCGCGCCGTCTTTAACGGATGCCATGTTTCCTGTAGCTGGAACGTTAATCTGTTTTTATTTACTTTTCCTCCCCAAAATGTCCACCATTGCTGATATTGCCACGTCTTTACTAGGACTCTTTTATGGGGGATATTTGCCCAGTTACTGGATACGCCTACGAGTAGGATTGGATCAAGATGTAGAAGCAGTATTGCCTTTTAATGGCTATTGGCCCGCATCTTGGTCAGATTTAACCAATTTGCCACAAGGGTTACTCTTAACCTTCTTAGCCTTTGGCTGTATTTGGGCAGCGGACATTGGGGCTTATATCATGGGTAAGTATTTAGGCAAAACCCGTTTATCTGACATTAGCCCGAAAAAAACAGTAGAGGGGGCAATTTTTGGATTTATGGGCAGTATTGCAGTTGCCGAGTTTGGGGCTTGGTCACTGCATTGGCAAGGGTGGGCAATTAGTGGCTTATTATTCGGCGGCATGATTGGCGTGAGTAGTTTGTTAGGCGATTTAACCGAGTCCATGATCAAGCGCGATGCAGGGGTTAAAGATTCAGGACAACTCATTCCCGGACATGGGGGAATTTTAGATCGCACGGATAGTTATGTTTTTACCGCGCCTTTAGTTTATTATTTCTTTACGCTCTTTTTGCCGCTACTGTGA
- a CDS encoding citrate synthase: MAVCEYKPGLEGIPATRSEVSYVDGSQGLLEYRGIRIEELAAKSNFLETAYLLIWGELPSKTELEKFQDEVRYHRRIKYRIRDMMKCFPETGHPMDALQASAAALGLFYSRRALDNPEYIREAVVRLLAKIPTMVAAFQLMRNGNDPVQPRDDLDYSSNFLYMLTEQEPDPFAAQVFDVCLTLHAEHTINASTFSAMVTASTLTDPYAVIASAVGTLAGPLHGGANEEVIAMLDEIGSVENARPFIESAIAQKQKIMGFGHRVYTVKDPRATILQNLAEQLFEKNGSDPYYDIAVEVEKVVEEKLGHKGIYANVDFYSGLVYRHLGIPTDLFTPIFAIARVAGWLAHWKEQLAVNRIFRPTQEYVGNHGVSYLPIEKRS; the protein is encoded by the coding sequence ATGGCAGTCTGCGAGTACAAACCCGGTTTAGAAGGAATCCCCGCCACTCGTTCCGAAGTCAGTTATGTTGACGGTAGCCAAGGTCTTTTAGAATACCGAGGGATTCGCATTGAAGAACTCGCAGCAAAAAGTAATTTCTTAGAGACAGCGTACTTACTGATTTGGGGAGAATTACCCTCGAAAACCGAGCTAGAGAAGTTTCAGGACGAAGTCCGTTACCATCGGCGGATCAAATATCGGATTCGGGATATGATGAAATGTTTTCCCGAAACGGGTCATCCGATGGATGCACTTCAAGCCTCAGCCGCCGCCTTAGGATTATTTTATTCTCGTCGAGCTTTAGATAATCCTGAGTATATCCGAGAAGCGGTGGTTCGTCTCTTAGCCAAAATTCCCACCATGGTAGCAGCGTTTCAACTGATGCGCAACGGTAATGATCCAGTGCAGCCTCGGGATGATCTCGATTACTCTAGTAATTTCCTGTATATGCTGACTGAGCAAGAACCTGATCCTTTTGCGGCTCAGGTGTTTGATGTGTGTCTGACTTTACACGCTGAACACACCATTAATGCTTCTACTTTCTCCGCGATGGTGACTGCTTCTACCCTGACTGATCCCTATGCGGTGATCGCCTCCGCCGTCGGAACATTAGCGGGGCCCCTTCATGGTGGGGCAAATGAAGAAGTGATTGCTATGTTAGATGAAATTGGTTCAGTGGAAAATGCGCGTCCCTTTATAGAAAGCGCGATCGCGCAAAAGCAAAAAATTATGGGCTTTGGTCATCGGGTATATACCGTTAAAGACCCCAGAGCCACAATTCTACAAAACTTAGCAGAACAGCTATTTGAAAAAAATGGGTCAGACCCCTACTATGATATTGCCGTGGAAGTAGAAAAAGTGGTTGAAGAAAAACTTGGTCATAAAGGCATTTACGCCAATGTTGATTTTTATTCAGGGCTAGTTTATCGCCATTTAGGGATTCCTACCGATCTATTTACCCCCATTTTTGCCATTGCTCGGGTTGCAGGATGGCTCGCCCACTGGAAAGAGCAATTAGCCGTGAATCGCATTTTCCGACCCACGCAGGAATATGTTGGCAATCATGGGGTTTCCTACTTACCGATTGAAAAACGCTCATAA
- the nuoH gene encoding NADH-quinone oxidoreductase subunit NuoH has translation MNSGIDLRANFIESLQDFGIPPGAAKALWMPLPMFLMIIVATVGVLVSVWLERKISAAAQQRIGPEYAGPLGVLQPVADGIKLVFKEDVVPAKSDPLLFTLGPVLVVIPVFLSYLIIPFGQNLIITDLGMGIFVWIALSSIAPIGLLMAGYASNNKYSLIGGLRAAAQSISYEIPLALSVLAIVMMSNSLSTIDIVEQQAGYGILGWNIWRQPVGFLIFWIAALAECERLPFDLPEAEEEIVAGYQTEYSGMKFALFFLGSYVNLVLSAILFAILYLGGWEFPIPLGQMANWFGVSPNNPWLQVLTASLGIIMTLLKAYFLVFIAILLRWTVPRVRIDQLLDLGWKFLLPVSLANLLITAGLKLAFPAAFGG, from the coding sequence ATGAATTCAGGAATTGATCTCCGAGCTAATTTTATTGAATCTCTCCAAGACTTTGGTATTCCACCTGGGGCAGCAAAAGCCCTGTGGATGCCCCTTCCTATGTTCCTTATGATTATTGTTGCCACCGTTGGCGTTTTAGTCAGCGTTTGGTTAGAGCGAAAAATCTCTGCGGCTGCCCAACAACGAATTGGTCCAGAATATGCTGGTCCCTTGGGTGTTCTGCAACCTGTCGCTGATGGCATTAAGCTAGTCTTCAAAGAAGATGTCGTCCCAGCTAAGTCTGATCCCCTCTTATTTACGTTAGGGCCCGTGTTAGTAGTAATTCCTGTTTTCTTGTCCTATCTCATTATTCCCTTTGGGCAAAACCTGATTATTACTGACCTTGGGATGGGAATTTTTGTCTGGATTGCCCTTTCCAGTATCGCTCCCATTGGGCTATTAATGGCAGGATATGCGTCTAATAATAAATACTCTCTCATTGGGGGGTTAAGAGCCGCTGCCCAGTCTATTAGCTACGAAATTCCCCTTGCTCTGTCGGTTTTAGCTATCGTGATGATGTCCAATAGCCTTAGCACCATTGACATTGTCGAACAACAAGCAGGCTATGGCATTTTAGGCTGGAATATTTGGCGACAACCCGTAGGCTTCCTGATTTTCTGGATTGCTGCCCTCGCCGAATGTGAACGCTTACCTTTTGACTTACCCGAAGCAGAAGAAGAAATCGTTGCTGGGTATCAAACCGAATACTCAGGAATGAAGTTTGCCCTATTTTTCCTCGGTTCTTATGTGAACCTTGTGCTATCAGCTATTTTATTCGCCATTCTTTATCTCGGGGGTTGGGAATTTCCCATTCCTTTAGGTCAAATGGCAAACTGGTTTGGCGTGAGTCCGAATAACCCTTGGCTACAAGTGTTAACTGCCTCGTTAGGGATTATTATGACCCTACTAAAAGCCTATTTCCTCGTCTTCATTGCCATTCTATTGCGTTGGACAGTTCCCCGAGTTCGCATTGACCAACTCCTTGATTTAGGTTGGAAATTTCTCCTTCCTGTTTCCTTAGCCAACTTACTCATTACTGCAGGCTTAAAACTGGCTTTCCCTGCAGCCTTTGGGGGTTAA
- a CDS encoding beta-ketoacyl-ACP synthase, with product MVEVVITGIGCWTGLGNLTQTWQNLLSGNSSITLQKPFLELPPYPLSLLKKEPTSLKTITEKVVQDALADAKLSLPLPNCGVAVGSSRGCQGEWEKWAQNRETPLNWLDTLPQQSAVTTAQIVGARGNVLSPMAACSTGIWTIAQGFNLIQTGEYEQVIAGAVESPITPLILTGFAKMGALAKTGCYPFDEQREGLVLGEGGAVFILESLASARKRNALIYGEIIGYGVNCDAYHVSAPNPDYHCATKLIQSCLEKGNVSPHEINYIHAHGTSTQLNDQREAALIESLFPSQVPVSSTKGATGHTLGASSAIGVALTLKSLQTQILPPCVGLTNSEFPLNFVRESISSNINYALVLSFGFGGQNGGILLKK from the coding sequence TTGGTAGAAGTTGTTATTACAGGAATCGGTTGTTGGACAGGGTTGGGAAACCTAACCCAAACTTGGCAAAATTTACTTTCAGGTAATTCCAGTATTACCTTACAAAAACCTTTTCTTGAACTTCCTCCTTACCCTTTATCTCTTCTTAAAAAGGAACCCACATCCTTAAAAACCATTACTGAAAAAGTGGTTCAAGACGCATTAGCAGATGCCAAATTAAGTCTGCCTTTACCAAATTGTGGGGTTGCAGTGGGATCAAGTCGGGGATGTCAAGGAGAATGGGAAAAATGGGCGCAGAATAGAGAAACTCCCCTTAACTGGTTAGATACCCTTCCGCAGCAAAGTGCAGTCACTACAGCGCAAATTGTTGGGGCAAGAGGAAATGTTTTATCCCCCATGGCTGCTTGTAGTACAGGAATTTGGACGATCGCGCAGGGATTCAATTTAATTCAAACTGGAGAGTACGAACAAGTGATTGCAGGGGCAGTAGAAAGTCCGATTACACCCCTTATATTAACGGGATTTGCCAAAATGGGGGCCTTAGCGAAAACAGGCTGTTATCCCTTTGACGAACAAAGAGAAGGACTGGTTTTAGGGGAAGGAGGAGCAGTATTTATTTTAGAATCTCTCGCCTCAGCAAGGAAAAGAAATGCTTTGATTTATGGAGAAATCATTGGTTATGGTGTGAACTGCGATGCGTATCATGTGAGTGCGCCTAACCCTGATTATCATTGCGCGACTAAGCTCATTCAAAGCTGTTTAGAAAAAGGAAATGTCTCTCCCCATGAGATTAATTATATTCATGCTCACGGCACCAGTACTCAACTTAATGATCAACGAGAAGCGGCGTTAATTGAATCTTTATTCCCCTCTCAAGTGCCTGTAAGTTCCACAAAAGGGGCAACAGGGCATACTTTAGGAGCTTCAAGCGCGATCGGGGTAGCCTTAACCCTCAAGTCCTTACAAACGCAAATTTTACCCCCCTGTGTGGGCTTAACAAACTCAGAATTTCCCTTAAACTTTGTTCGAGAAAGTATCTCTAGCAATATTAATTATGCTTTAGTCTTAAGTTTTGGGTTCGGGGGGCAAAATGGAGGAATCTTACTGAAAAAATAG
- the nuoK gene encoding NADH-quinone oxidoreductase subunit NuoK encodes MELQLEYFLILAAGLFCIGIYGLVTSRNVVRVLMSVELLLNAVNLNLIGFSSFIDPVEIKGQVFSVFVIIVAAAESAVGLAIILAIYRNRNTVDMEQFNLLKW; translated from the coding sequence ATGGAATTACAATTAGAATATTTTTTAATTCTGGCAGCTGGTTTATTTTGTATTGGTATTTATGGGTTAGTAACCAGTCGGAATGTTGTCCGAGTGCTAATGTCAGTTGAATTATTACTCAATGCCGTTAATTTAAACTTAATTGGCTTTTCTAGTTTTATTGATCCTGTTGAAATTAAAGGGCAAGTTTTTTCCGTTTTTGTCATTATTGTTGCCGCTGCGGAATCAGCAGTAGGATTAGCAATTATTCTTGCGATTTACCGTAACCGCAATACGGTGGATATGGAACAGTTTAATTTATTGAAATGGTAA
- the ftnA gene encoding non-heme ferritin: MLSESMAEALNKQINCEMYSSNLYLQMSCWCASKGLEGAAAFLDEHADEERMHMRKILTYVSEKGNLAIVGEVDSPATQFKSIKDVFEQTFEHEQLVTRKVNNLVHLATQEQDYATLQFLQWYVSEQHQEEVLFKTILDKIEMIGIEGQGIFFIDQEIERLITQKEQAAKAMSMPEAETGAA; the protein is encoded by the coding sequence ATGTTATCTGAATCAATGGCTGAGGCTCTCAACAAGCAAATTAATTGTGAAATGTATTCTTCCAATTTGTATTTGCAAATGAGTTGCTGGTGTGCTTCTAAGGGCTTAGAGGGTGCTGCGGCGTTTTTGGATGAACACGCCGATGAAGAAAGAATGCACATGCGTAAAATTCTAACCTATGTTAGCGAGAAAGGAAACTTAGCAATTGTGGGGGAAGTTGACTCGCCCGCTACTCAATTTAAATCCATTAAAGATGTTTTTGAACAAACCTTTGAGCATGAACAATTAGTGACCAGAAAAGTTAATAATTTAGTGCATTTGGCAACTCAAGAACAAGATTATGCCACGCTTCAATTTTTGCAGTGGTATGTTTCAGAACAACATCAAGAGGAAGTTTTATTTAAGACAATTCTTGATAAAATTGAAATGATTGGCATAGAAGGACAAGGAATCTTTTTTATTGATCAAGAAATTGAACGCCTAATTACGCAAAAAGAACAAGCAGCCAAGGCGATGAGTATGCCAGAAGCTGAAACAGGTGCTGCTTAA
- a CDS encoding class I SAM-dependent methyltransferase, with product MANQTTQSTNFMIFPGEVFAETKEFDSNIRQLLPYYDEMLSAIALCVPSNSKHILELGCGTGELTLKVLQQCPKAEIITVDYSPRMIDFVQEKMEKAGEDQRVETIQFDFGAWANNEAGSNFGNNFDAIVSSLAIHHLSDDMKAKLFQKVASSLKPNGYFWNCDPLLPEFPELSDVYQQSRQRWAQKQGIDLDAVRSKVGKSDTQGYSSQDQLATLDSQLKMLEKAGFSKTAVIWKYYNIAVFGGIW from the coding sequence ATGGCAAATCAAACAACTCAATCCACAAACTTTATGATTTTCCCGGGTGAAGTTTTCGCAGAGACAAAAGAATTTGATAGTAATATTAGGCAACTGTTGCCCTATTACGATGAAATGTTAAGCGCGATCGCGCTATGTGTTCCCTCTAACAGTAAGCACATTTTAGAATTAGGCTGTGGCACAGGAGAATTAACCCTAAAAGTATTGCAACAATGCCCCAAGGCTGAAATTATCACCGTTGATTATTCCCCTCGCATGATTGACTTTGTGCAGGAAAAAATGGAAAAAGCAGGAGAAGATCAGCGCGTCGAAACCATTCAATTTGACTTTGGCGCTTGGGCAAATAACGAAGCAGGAAGTAATTTTGGAAATAACTTTGATGCGATTGTTTCTTCCCTTGCTATTCATCATCTCAGTGATGACATGAAAGCAAAACTTTTTCAAAAAGTTGCCTCTTCTCTCAAACCAAATGGCTATTTCTGGAATTGTGATCCCCTCCTTCCTGAATTTCCTGAATTATCAGATGTTTATCAACAATCTCGTCAACGTTGGGCGCAAAAACAGGGCATTGACTTAGATGCAGTGCGGAGTAAAGTCGGGAAAAGTGACACTCAGGGTTACTCTAGTCAAGATCAATTAGCAACCTTAGACAGTCAACTGAAAATGTTAGAGAAAGCGGGATTTTCTAAAACGGCTGTCATTTGGAAATACTATAATATCGCTGTTTTTGGAGGAATTTGGTGA
- a CDS encoding peptidylprolyl isomerase, whose product MSKIINSWLPLFSVLLAIALFLSGCSSNAESQENNPQVSQTNNEIEMSDLPQLNGEATVEFIVNGSPIVMEIKGDSAPITAGNFVDLVQRGFYDGLTFHRVVKEPQPFVVQGGDPKGNGTGGFVDPDTGQKRSIPLEILPEDGSEPVYGKTLKQAGIQGEPKLKHTEGVLSMARSQMPNSASSQFFITLADVPFLDGDYAAFGEVEQGMDVVKNIQVGDRIESATVTSGLDNLSQS is encoded by the coding sequence ATGTCTAAAATCATTAATTCGTGGCTGCCCTTGTTTTCCGTGCTACTCGCGATCGCGCTTTTCCTGAGTGGATGTAGCTCTAATGCAGAAAGTCAAGAAAATAATCCCCAAGTGTCCCAAACTAATAATGAAATTGAAATGAGTGATTTACCGCAGTTAAATGGAGAAGCAACCGTTGAGTTTATTGTTAATGGCTCTCCCATTGTTATGGAGATTAAGGGAGATTCAGCGCCGATTACTGCTGGCAATTTTGTCGATTTAGTGCAACGAGGCTTCTATGATGGGCTAACCTTTCATCGGGTAGTGAAAGAACCGCAACCCTTTGTGGTACAAGGAGGCGATCCCAAGGGCAATGGCACTGGTGGCTTCGTTGATCCTGACACGGGTCAAAAACGCTCTATTCCCTTAGAAATTCTCCCTGAAGATGGGTCTGAGCCAGTTTATGGCAAAACACTCAAACAAGCAGGAATCCAAGGAGAGCCTAAACTTAAGCATACTGAGGGAGTTTTATCAATGGCGCGATCGCAGATGCCTAATTCCGCTTCTTCCCAATTCTTTATTACTTTAGCCGATGTTCCCTTTCTCGATGGGGATTATGCTGCTTTTGGTGAAGTCGAACAGGGAATGGATGTGGTCAAAAATATCCAAGTCGGCGATCGCATTGAGTCGGCAACAGTCACTTCTGGATTAGACAATCTCAGTCAATCTTAA
- a CDS encoding photosystem I assembly protein Ycf4, which translates to MTASVTAQDNQQVFTQKIKGARRPSNYFWAIIALMGGVGFLLAGLSSYFKVNLLIVSDPRGLQFIPQGIALTFYGVAGSLVSLYLWLVILWDVGGGYNEFNKNTNQVKIFRWGYPGKNRRIELEKKLDDVEAVKAEIKEGLNPKRSLYLRIKGNRQIPLTRVGEPLPLTELENQGAELARFLGVPLEGI; encoded by the coding sequence ATGACTGCATCGGTGACGGCTCAAGATAATCAACAAGTGTTTACCCAAAAAATTAAGGGGGCTCGTCGTCCTAGTAATTACTTTTGGGCAATTATTGCTCTCATGGGCGGTGTCGGCTTCCTTCTTGCTGGATTATCCAGTTACTTCAAAGTTAATTTACTAATTGTTAGTGATCCAAGAGGCTTACAATTTATTCCCCAAGGCATTGCTTTAACATTTTATGGCGTAGCTGGTTCGCTGGTATCTCTCTATTTGTGGCTAGTTATCCTTTGGGATGTAGGCGGTGGCTACAATGAGTTTAATAAAAATACCAATCAAGTTAAAATTTTTCGTTGGGGATATCCAGGGAAAAACCGTCGCATTGAATTAGAAAAGAAACTGGATGATGTGGAGGCGGTGAAAGCGGAAATAAAAGAGGGCTTAAACCCAAAACGCTCTCTTTATTTGCGTATTAAAGGCAACCGTCAAATTCCCCTAACTCGTGTGGGAGAACCCCTCCCTCTCACAGAATTAGAAAACCAAGGAGCAGAATTGGCTCGCTTTTTAGGTGTCCCGTTAGAAGGAATTTAA
- the ndhI gene encoding NAD(P)H-quinone oxidoreductase subunit I produces the protein MFNILKQVGEYAKTSWQSAKYIGQGLSVTFDHLSRRPVTVQYPYEKLIPSERYRGRIHFEFDKCISCEVCVRVCPINLPVVDWEFEKVGKKKQKKLKHYSIDFGVCIFCGNCVEYCPTNCISMTEDYELASFDRHELNYDNVAMGRIPYKVTQDPMVTPLRELGYLPKGVTDPHDLPEGSLRAGRYPEDILEELQENQESQEEAKKN, from the coding sequence ATGTTTAACATCCTCAAACAAGTCGGCGAGTACGCCAAAACGTCTTGGCAATCTGCAAAATATATTGGTCAGGGATTATCTGTTACCTTTGACCATCTCAGCCGTCGTCCTGTTACGGTACAGTATCCTTACGAAAAGCTAATTCCCTCTGAACGCTATCGGGGAAGAATTCACTTTGAATTTGATAAGTGCATTTCCTGCGAAGTTTGTGTTCGCGTTTGTCCCATTAATCTCCCTGTGGTTGATTGGGAATTTGAAAAAGTAGGGAAGAAAAAACAGAAGAAACTCAAGCACTATAGCATTGATTTTGGGGTTTGTATCTTCTGCGGAAACTGTGTGGAATATTGTCCCACCAATTGTATTTCCATGACAGAAGACTACGAACTTGCCAGTTTTGATCGCCATGAGCTTAACTATGATAATGTGGCAATGGGTCGCATTCCTTATAAAGTGACTCAAGATCCAATGGTGACACCGCTTAGAGAATTAGGCTACCTTCCCAAAGGAGTCACTGATCCTCATGACTTGCCAGAAGGATCATTGCGCGCAGGTCGTTATCCTGAGGATATTTTGGAAGAACTCCAAGAAAACCAAGAGTCTCAAGAGGAAGCGAAGAAAAACTAA